Proteins encoded within one genomic window of Formosa agariphila KMM 3901:
- the alaS gene encoding alanine--tRNA ligase, with amino-acid sequence MKSQDIRSKYLEFFKSKGHTIVPSAPMVLKNDPTLMFVNSGMAPFKEYFLGQAKPPNTRLTDSQKCLRVSGKHNDLEEVGYDTYHHTLFEMLGNWSFGDYFKKEAIAWCWELLTDVYGIDKDILYVTVFEGDEEDGTPMDQEAYDFWKEIVPEDRILKGNKKDNFWEMGDQGPCGPCSEIHVDIRSAEEKAKVDGKSLVNEDHPQVVEIWNLVFMQYNRKANGSLEMLPNKHIDTGMGFERLCMVMQGVQSNYDTDVFTPIIREIETISKTEYGKDEKVDVAIRVISDHVRAVAFSIADGQLPSNTGAGYVIRRILRRAVRYSFTFLDQKEPFIYRLVNVLSNKMGEAFPELKSQKQLIQNVIKEEEMSFLRTLDQGLVLLNGVIEHTSDTVVSGEKAFELYDTYGFPIDLTSLILREKGLELDEAGFHTAMEKQKSRSRSASEMSTDDWTVLIEDDIQEFVGYDTLVTPVKITRYRKVVSKKEGTMYQLVFNLTPFYPEGGGQVGDKGYIESANGNVTYILDTKKENNVVYHLVKELPEDLNNVLKAGVDETQRYRTSCNHTATHLLHQALREILGEHVEQKGSAVHSKHLRFDFSHFSKVTNEQLQDIEDFVNARIEGKLPLQEQRNIPMQKAIDEGAMALFGEKYGDTVRAIRFGKSIELCGGTHVQNTSEIWHFKIKSESAVASGIRRIEAITNDAVREFYTDSSKIYFEVKELLNNAQDPVKALQSLQDENSNLKKQVEALLKEKAKNVKGELKNEIETIDGIQFLAKQVDLDAAGIKDLSFELGSNLDNAFLVFGTEQNGKALLSCYISKDLVETHKLNAGQVVRELGKYIQGGGGGQPFFATAGGKKPEGIPEALEAAKNYVVKA; translated from the coding sequence ATGAAATCTCAAGACATTCGCTCTAAATATTTAGAATTTTTCAAAAGTAAAGGTCATACTATTGTGCCGTCTGCACCAATGGTTTTAAAGAACGATCCTACGTTAATGTTTGTTAACTCTGGAATGGCACCGTTTAAAGAATACTTTTTGGGGCAAGCAAAACCACCAAATACGCGTTTAACCGATTCTCAAAAATGTTTACGTGTTTCTGGTAAACATAACGATTTGGAAGAGGTAGGGTATGATACGTATCATCACACGCTGTTTGAGATGCTTGGAAACTGGAGTTTTGGAGATTACTTTAAAAAAGAAGCTATTGCATGGTGTTGGGAGTTATTAACCGATGTTTATGGCATAGATAAAGACATATTGTATGTTACTGTTTTTGAAGGTGATGAAGAAGATGGTACTCCTATGGATCAGGAGGCTTACGATTTTTGGAAAGAAATTGTGCCTGAAGACCGCATATTAAAGGGGAACAAGAAAGATAATTTCTGGGAAATGGGCGATCAAGGTCCTTGCGGACCATGTAGTGAAATCCATGTAGACATTCGTTCGGCTGAAGAAAAAGCTAAAGTAGATGGGAAATCATTAGTAAACGAAGATCATCCACAAGTGGTAGAGATTTGGAATTTAGTATTCATGCAATACAATCGTAAGGCCAACGGAAGTTTAGAAATGCTTCCTAATAAACATATTGATACAGGTATGGGCTTCGAGCGTTTGTGTATGGTTATGCAAGGTGTGCAATCTAATTACGATACCGATGTATTTACACCAATTATTCGTGAAATAGAAACCATTTCTAAAACAGAATATGGTAAGGATGAAAAGGTAGATGTTGCCATTCGTGTAATTTCTGATCACGTACGTGCTGTAGCATTTTCTATTGCCGATGGACAATTGCCAAGTAATACAGGTGCAGGATATGTTATTCGTAGAATATTACGTCGAGCCGTACGTTACAGTTTTACATTCTTAGATCAGAAAGAGCCATTTATTTATAGATTAGTAAATGTACTTAGTAATAAAATGGGGGAGGCATTTCCAGAATTAAAATCCCAAAAACAACTGATTCAGAATGTTATAAAAGAGGAAGAAATGTCTTTCTTAAGAACATTAGATCAAGGTCTAGTACTCCTAAATGGTGTAATAGAGCATACTTCGGATACAGTTGTTTCTGGAGAAAAAGCATTCGAATTATACGATACGTATGGTTTTCCAATCGATTTAACGTCTTTAATCCTTCGTGAAAAAGGGTTAGAATTGGACGAAGCTGGTTTTCATACCGCTATGGAAAAACAAAAATCAAGATCGAGATCGGCTAGTGAAATGTCTACAGACGATTGGACTGTTTTAATAGAAGACGATATTCAGGAATTTGTAGGTTACGATACCTTGGTAACACCGGTTAAAATTACACGTTATAGAAAGGTAGTCTCGAAAAAAGAAGGGACCATGTATCAACTTGTTTTCAATTTAACGCCATTCTACCCAGAAGGTGGAGGACAAGTGGGGGATAAAGGTTATATTGAATCGGCTAACGGAAACGTTACCTATATTTTAGATACTAAAAAAGAGAACAACGTTGTATATCATTTAGTAAAAGAACTTCCAGAAGATCTAAATAATGTGTTAAAGGCAGGTGTAGATGAAACACAACGTTACAGAACCTCTTGTAACCATACGGCAACGCACTTATTACACCAAGCATTACGCGAAATTTTAGGAGAGCATGTAGAACAAAAGGGGTCTGCTGTGCATTCTAAACATTTACGTTTCGATTTTTCTCACTTTTCTAAAGTAACTAACGAGCAATTACAAGATATAGAAGATTTCGTAAACGCACGTATTGAAGGGAAATTACCATTACAAGAGCAACGTAATATACCAATGCAAAAAGCAATAGACGAAGGTGCCATGGCATTGTTTGGCGAAAAATACGGCGATACAGTTCGTGCAATTCGTTTTGGTAAATCTATTGAATTGTGTGGCGGAACTCACGTGCAAAATACATCAGAGATTTGGCACTTTAAAATCAAGTCAGAAAGTGCTGTAGCGTCAGGAATTCGTAGAATTGAAGCTATTACCAACGATGCTGTTAGAGAATTTTACACAGATAGTAGTAAGATTTATTTTGAAGTGAAAGAATTGCTTAACAATGCTCAGGATCCTGTTAAAGCATTGCAAAGTTTACAAGATGAAAATTCAAATTTAAAAAAGCAAGTAGAAGCACTTTTAAAAGAAAAAGCTAAAAACGTAAAAGGCGAACTTAAAAATGAAATTGAAACCATAGACGGAATTCAGTTTTTAGCAAAGCAAGTCGATTTAGATGCAGCTGGAATTAAAGACTTGTCTTTCGAGTTAGGGAGCAATTTAGATAATGCTTTCTTAGTTTTTGGAACAGAACAAAATGGTAAAGCACTATTGTCTTGTTACATCTCTAAAGACTTAGTAGAAACACATAAATTAAACGCAGGACAAGTGGTTCGCGAATTAGGAAAATATATACAAGGAGGCGGCGGAGGTCAGCCGTTTTTTGCTACAGCCGGAGGTAAAAAACC
- a CDS encoding M23 family metallopeptidase → MSKVKYYYDPETLSYRKIERKKRKTFKYILGFITASALFGFLTVFVTSHFVESPKEKALKRELSNMQLHYDMLNKKMNEASEVLASIEDRDNNIYRIYFEANPIPKEQRIAGFGGINRYKGLEGYDNSKLIIESSKKLDVLQKQIVVQSKSLDEIAKLAEDKEKLLAAIPAIQPVNNVDLTRIASGYGYRTDPFTKARKFHYGMDFTAPRGTPVYATGDGVVVRADNHSTGYGNHIRIDHGYGYVSLYAHLYKYNVKKNQKVERGDLIGFVGSTGRSEAPHLHYEIFKDDERINPTNFYYGSLTPEEYNSLLEKASLENQSLD, encoded by the coding sequence ATGAGTAAGGTAAAATATTATTATGATCCTGAGACGCTTTCCTATCGTAAAATAGAGCGTAAAAAGCGTAAGACGTTTAAGTACATATTAGGATTTATTACGGCTTCAGCCTTATTTGGATTTTTAACTGTTTTTGTTACAAGCCATTTTGTTGAATCGCCTAAAGAGAAAGCTCTAAAGCGCGAACTATCGAATATGCAATTGCATTACGATATGTTAAATAAAAAGATGAATGAAGCTTCTGAAGTTTTAGCGAGTATAGAAGATCGAGACAATAACATTTATCGTATTTATTTTGAAGCAAATCCAATTCCTAAAGAACAGCGTATTGCTGGTTTTGGAGGAATAAACCGCTATAAAGGTTTAGAAGGTTACGATAACTCTAAACTTATTATTGAAAGCAGTAAAAAATTAGACGTTCTTCAAAAACAAATTGTAGTACAATCTAAATCTTTAGACGAAATTGCAAAATTAGCAGAAGACAAAGAAAAATTATTAGCTGCAATCCCTGCCATACAGCCTGTTAATAATGTAGACTTAACCAGAATAGCTTCGGGATATGGATACAGAACCGATCCTTTCACTAAGGCTCGTAAATTTCATTACGGAATGGATTTTACAGCACCTCGTGGCACTCCAGTATATGCCACAGGAGATGGAGTTGTAGTTCGTGCCGATAATCACTCTACTGGTTACGGAAATCATATTAGAATAGATCATGGCTATGGTTATGTGAGTTTATATGCGCATCTTTACAAATACAATGTGAAGAAAAATCAGAAAGTAGAACGTGGCGATTTAATTGGATTTGTTGGAAGTACAGGACGTTCTGAAGCACCGCATTTACATTATGAAATTTTTAAAGACGACGAACGTATTAACCCAACAAATTTCTATTACGGAAGTTTAACTCCAGAAGAATATAACAGTCTGCTAGAAAAAGCTTCATTAGAAAATCAATCTTTAGATTAA
- a CDS encoding MerR family transcriptional regulator, translated as MHIDLPEKRYYGIGEVAKAFGVNASLIRFWEKEFDVLKPKKNAKGNRKFTPEDIKNLKLIYHLVKERGFTLDGAKIHLKVEKKKTLTNFDIIEKLEDIKNQLIRIKNQL; from the coding sequence ATGCATATAGATTTACCAGAAAAACGATATTATGGTATTGGCGAAGTCGCCAAAGCATTTGGTGTTAATGCCTCTTTAATCCGCTTTTGGGAAAAAGAATTCGATGTGCTTAAGCCTAAAAAAAACGCTAAAGGCAATAGAAAATTTACGCCTGAAGATATTAAGAATTTAAAATTAATCTATCATTTAGTTAAAGAACGAGGATTTACGCTAGATGGCGCAAAAATCCACTTAAAGGTAGAAAAAAAGAAAACTTTAACTAACTTTGATATAATAGAAAAATTAGAAGACATAAAAAATCAGCTAATTAGAATTAAAAACCAACTTTAA
- a CDS encoding LemA family protein has product MKKWLIPVIIIAAIAFGLYNWGVGFNNTAVRLNENVSEAWGNVQTSYQRRNDLIGNLVKTVQGAADFERSTLTDVIEARAKATSTTINPENITPEQLQQFNEAQGGLSSALSRLLVSVERYPDLKSNQNFLKLQDELTSTENTIQTARVRYNEAIKPYNNHVKTFPNSLLAGLFNFDAKPYFDAEAGAEKPVDVDFDFK; this is encoded by the coding sequence ATGAAAAAATGGTTAATTCCCGTAATTATTATTGCAGCTATTGCATTTGGTCTCTACAATTGGGGAGTAGGATTTAATAACACTGCAGTTAGATTAAACGAAAACGTGAGCGAAGCTTGGGGTAATGTACAAACCTCTTACCAACGTAGAAATGATTTAATTGGAAATCTTGTTAAAACAGTTCAAGGTGCAGCAGATTTTGAAAGATCAACATTAACAGATGTTATCGAGGCTCGTGCTAAAGCTACGTCTACAACAATTAATCCTGAAAATATAACTCCAGAACAATTACAACAATTTAATGAAGCTCAAGGCGGATTAAGTAGTGCACTGTCTAGATTATTGGTATCTGTAGAGCGTTACCCTGATTTAAAATCTAATCAGAACTTTTTAAAACTTCAAGACGAATTAACAAGTACTGAAAACACTATACAAACGGCTCGTGTTCGCTATAACGAAGCGATTAAACCTTATAACAATCATGTTAAAACATTCCCTAACTCATTGTTAGCAGGCTTGTTTAACTTTGATGCAAAACCATATTTCGATGCTGAAGCGGGTGCAGAAAAGCCTGTAGATGTCGATTTTGATTTCAAATAA
- a CDS encoding TPM domain-containing protein, with protein sequence MDSKVERFLSRKEENEIVEAIRLAENQTSGEIRIHIEKTASIDVYERAMEVFHVLKMDNTKLQNGVLIYVAVEDKTFVIYGDKGINDVVDDNFWDTTKDVIQSYFKQGKFKEGLVEGVLRAGKELQANFPWDASDINELPNEISNG encoded by the coding sequence ATGGATTCTAAAGTAGAAAGATTTCTTAGTCGTAAAGAGGAAAACGAAATCGTTGAAGCAATACGCTTAGCCGAAAATCAGACCTCCGGTGAAATCCGAATTCATATAGAAAAAACAGCTTCCATAGACGTTTACGAACGCGCTATGGAAGTTTTCCATGTCCTTAAAATGGATAACACTAAGCTTCAAAACGGCGTACTAATTTATGTTGCAGTAGAAGATAAAACCTTTGTAATTTACGGCGACAAAGGCATTAATGATGTGGTTGATGATAATTTTTGGGATACCACTAAAGATGTTATTCAGTCGTATTTTAAACAAGGAAAATTTAAAGAAGGTCTTGTAGAAGGCGTATTAAGAGCTGGAAAAGAACTTCAAGCTAATTTCCCTTGGGATGCATCAGACATCAACGAATTGCCTAACGAAATTTCAAACGGATAA
- a CDS encoding TPM domain-containing protein, which translates to MVLKLKNTWLFTCLCIAFCFSQMLTAQFDIPTKPEFQTSVYDYINLLSPSEKSNLEQKLVKYSDTTSTQIVVAIIATTKGENIGLLAPKWAQSWGVGQAKEDNGIFILLAKDDRKIWIAPGYGVENRLTAGVVGEITRNVIIPEFKTGSFYAGLDKGSDAIFQLLMGEYQGSRQNAEPEGFPPGLAMFMIIMFIIFMIAISKNKRGGGGGGNGNNRRPTSILDAIILSNMGRGSYGGGFGSSGGGFGGGSFGGGGGFGGGFGGGGFSGGGAGGSW; encoded by the coding sequence ATCGTGCTAAAACTTAAAAACACTTGGTTATTTACATGCTTATGTATCGCATTTTGTTTCTCACAAATGCTTACTGCGCAATTTGATATTCCAACAAAACCAGAATTTCAAACCAGTGTTTACGATTATATCAATTTACTATCTCCTTCCGAGAAAAGTAATTTAGAGCAAAAACTTGTAAAGTATTCAGACACGACTTCAACACAAATTGTAGTTGCAATAATTGCCACAACTAAAGGTGAAAACATCGGGCTCTTAGCTCCAAAATGGGCGCAATCTTGGGGTGTTGGTCAAGCTAAAGAAGACAATGGTATATTTATATTATTAGCCAAAGACGATCGTAAAATTTGGATTGCTCCAGGTTACGGAGTAGAAAACCGTCTTACAGCTGGTGTTGTTGGTGAAATTACAAGAAACGTTATTATTCCAGAGTTTAAAACCGGAAGCTTCTATGCCGGTTTAGATAAAGGTTCCGATGCTATTTTCCAACTTCTAATGGGAGAATACCAAGGATCTAGACAAAATGCAGAGCCTGAAGGGTTCCCTCCTGGATTGGCCATGTTCATGATTATAATGTTTATTATTTTTATGATAGCTATTTCTAAAAATAAACGCGGCGGTGGCGGTGGAGGCAACGGTAACAACCGTAGACCCACTAGTATTTTAGATGCCATTATTTTAAGTAATATGGGCCGTGGTAGTTACGGCGGTGGCTTTGGATCTTCTGGCGGAGGATTCGGTGGCGGTAGCTTTGGCGGCGGTGGCGGCTTTGGTGGTGGCTTCGGTGGCGGAGGATTTAGCGGTGGTGGAGCCGGTGGTAGCTGGTAA
- a CDS encoding mechanosensitive ion channel family protein: MKKYSNLIFSVSLLIIVLCLNPIAELLTRITTLDFSFLTNQKHNFLIAVMAWISIEVLHKLKKRFLTYYDITQEDNLHSRKVYTQFNILEKVIIFIIIMIATGLILLSFENIRKVGVGLFASAGVAGIILGLSAQKVVGALLAGIQIAITQPFRIDDAVVVEGEWGWIEEINLTYVVIRIWDKRRLVLPSSYFLETPFQNWTRNNADIMGTIFLYTDYNIPFDDLRTELTRLLEGSDLWDGKVNVLQVTESKETTVESRILVSARNSPTAWDLRVYIREKMIEYIQKNYPNSLPRTRVVIEKNGLDL, translated from the coding sequence ATGAAAAAATATTCAAACTTAATATTTAGTGTTTCCTTACTAATTATAGTGTTATGCCTAAATCCTATTGCAGAGCTTTTAACACGAATTACGACCTTAGATTTTTCATTTTTAACCAACCAAAAACACAACTTCTTAATTGCTGTAATGGCTTGGATTAGTATAGAAGTGTTACACAAACTCAAGAAAAGGTTTTTAACATATTACGACATTACTCAAGAAGACAATTTACATTCTAGAAAAGTTTATACACAATTTAATATTCTTGAAAAAGTCATTATTTTCATTATTATTATGATAGCAACAGGCCTAATATTATTGTCTTTCGAAAACATTAGAAAAGTTGGAGTTGGCCTATTTGCTTCGGCGGGTGTGGCAGGTATCATATTAGGGTTATCTGCTCAAAAAGTTGTTGGAGCTTTACTTGCTGGAATACAAATTGCCATAACGCAACCTTTTAGAATAGACGATGCGGTAGTTGTAGAAGGTGAATGGGGCTGGATTGAAGAAATTAACTTAACCTATGTGGTTATTAGAATTTGGGACAAAAGACGACTTGTTTTACCATCGTCTTATTTCTTAGAAACTCCATTTCAAAATTGGACTAGAAATAATGCCGATATTATGGGAACTATATTTTTATACACGGACTATAATATTCCTTTTGATGATTTAAGAACGGAGTTGACACGACTACTAGAAGGTAGTGATTTATGGGATGGAAAAGTAAATGTATTACAAGTTACAGAATCTAAAGAAACAACCGTAGAATCTAGAATTTTAGTCAGTGCAAGAAACTCACCTACCGCTTGGGATTTGAGAGTCTATATTCGCGAAAAGATGATAGAATACATACAAAAAAACTATCCAAACAGTTTACCAAGAACGCGTGTAGTTATAGAAAAAAATGGTTTAGACCTTTGA
- the der gene encoding ribosome biogenesis GTPase Der, protein MSNIVAIVGRPNVGKSTFFNRLIQRREAIVDAVSGVTRDRHYGKSDWNGKEFSLIDTGGYVKGSDDVFEAEIDKQVVLAIEEADAIIFMVDVETGVTGMDEDVAKLLRKVTKPVFLVVNKVDNGKRAEDAVEFYSLGLGEYFTVASINGSGTGDLLDALVEALPEQEEEEEEDALPRFAVVGRPNAGKSSFINALIGEERYIVTDIAGTTRDSIDTRYNRFGFEFNLVDTAGIRRKSKVKEDLEFYSVMRSVRAIEHSDVCIIVLDATRGFDGQVQNIFWLAERNRKGIVVLVNKWDLVEKETNSAKEFERQIRREMEPFTDVPIVFISVLNKQRIFKAIETAVEVYKNRSKKIKTSVLNEVMLPIIESYPPPAYKAKFVKIKFITQLPTPQPQFAFFCNLPQYVKDSYKRFLENKLREHFDFNGVPVSVYMRKK, encoded by the coding sequence ATGAGTAATATAGTAGCCATAGTAGGAAGACCAAATGTTGGTAAGTCAACATTTTTCAATCGTTTAATTCAACGACGTGAAGCCATTGTAGATGCAGTTAGTGGGGTTACTCGCGATAGACATTACGGAAAAAGTGACTGGAACGGGAAAGAATTTTCGTTAATCGATACCGGAGGATATGTAAAAGGAAGTGACGATGTGTTCGAGGCAGAAATTGATAAACAAGTGGTATTGGCTATAGAAGAAGCCGATGCTATTATTTTTATGGTAGATGTAGAGACTGGTGTAACTGGAATGGACGAAGATGTCGCTAAATTGTTACGTAAAGTCACTAAGCCTGTTTTTTTAGTAGTTAATAAAGTAGATAACGGGAAACGTGCCGAAGATGCTGTAGAATTTTATTCTTTAGGTTTAGGCGAGTATTTTACTGTAGCAAGTATAAATGGTAGTGGAACAGGAGATTTATTAGATGCCTTAGTTGAAGCCTTACCAGAACAAGAAGAAGAGGAGGAAGAAGATGCTTTACCTCGTTTTGCTGTCGTGGGACGTCCTAATGCAGGGAAATCATCATTCATTAACGCCTTAATCGGTGAGGAGCGTTATATTGTTACAGATATAGCAGGAACAACGCGTGATTCTATCGATACCAGATATAATCGTTTCGGATTCGAATTTAATTTGGTCGATACGGCTGGAATTCGTCGTAAGTCTAAGGTAAAAGAAGATTTAGAATTTTATTCAGTAATGCGTAGTGTGCGTGCTATAGAGCATAGTGACGTATGTATTATTGTGCTTGATGCCACTAGAGGTTTCGACGGACAAGTTCAGAATATCTTTTGGTTAGCAGAGCGTAATAGAAAAGGAATTGTTGTACTTGTAAATAAGTGGGATTTAGTTGAAAAAGAAACAAATTCTGCTAAAGAATTTGAAAGACAGATTCGTCGTGAAATGGAGCCGTTTACAGATGTGCCAATTGTGTTTATTTCAGTATTAAATAAACAACGTATTTTTAAAGCTATTGAAACTGCTGTTGAAGTATATAAAAACAGATCTAAGAAAATTAAAACAAGTGTTTTAAACGAAGTGATGTTGCCGATAATTGAAAGCTATCCTCCACCAGCATATAAAGCAAAATTCGTAAAAATTAAATTTATTACACAGTTGCCAACACCGCAACCTCAATTTGCATTCTTCTGTAATTTACCGCAGTATGTAAAAGATTCTTATAAACGATTTTTAGAGAACAAATTGCGTGAGCATTTCGATTTTAACGGGGTTCCCGTAAGTGTATATATGCGTAAAAAATAA
- the era gene encoding GTPase Era, with protein MNHKAGFVNIIGNPNVGKSTLMNAFVGEKLSIITSKAQTTRHRILGIVNGDDFQVILSDTPGIIKPAYELQSSMMDFVKSAFEDADVLVYMVEIGETELKDEAFFNKITAAKIPVLLLLNKIDKSDQEQLEAQVGLWSSKVPNAEIFPISALEGFNVSEVFNRIIELLPDSPPFYPKDQLTDKPERFFINETIREKILLHYKKEIPYAVEVDTEEFFEEEQIIRVRSVIMVERETQKGIIIGHKGSALKRVGVEARKDLEKFFGKQIHLELYVKVNKNWRSNANQLRRFGYNQK; from the coding sequence ATGAATCATAAAGCAGGTTTTGTAAATATTATTGGAAATCCAAACGTAGGAAAATCAACATTAATGAACGCGTTTGTAGGTGAGAAATTATCAATAATCACCTCCAAAGCACAAACCACGCGTCATCGTATTTTAGGAATTGTAAATGGAGACGATTTTCAGGTGATTCTTTCAGATACACCTGGGATTATTAAACCAGCTTACGAGTTACAATCGTCTATGATGGATTTTGTAAAGTCGGCCTTCGAAGATGCAGATGTTTTAGTTTATATGGTTGAAATTGGTGAAACTGAATTAAAAGACGAAGCTTTTTTTAATAAAATTACAGCTGCTAAAATCCCTGTTTTATTACTTTTAAATAAGATTGATAAATCCGATCAAGAGCAATTAGAAGCTCAAGTGGGGTTATGGAGTAGTAAAGTGCCAAATGCAGAAATTTTTCCTATTTCGGCTTTAGAAGGTTTTAATGTGTCTGAAGTATTTAATCGTATTATCGAGTTGCTTCCAGATTCTCCACCATTCTATCCAAAAGATCAATTAACAGATAAACCAGAGCGTTTCTTTATTAATGAAACCATTCGTGAAAAAATTCTACTTCATTATAAAAAGGAAATTCCTTATGCTGTAGAAGTAGATACAGAAGAGTTTTTTGAAGAAGAACAAATTATTCGTGTGCGTTCTGTAATTATGGTAGAACGTGAAACACAAAAAGGAATTATTATTGGCCATAAAGGTTCGGCTTTAAAACGGGTTGGAGTTGAAGCAAGAAAAGATTTAGAAAAATTCTTCGGAAAGCAAATCCATCTAGAGTTATACGTGAAAGTGAATAAGAATTGGCGTTCAAATGCTAATCAATTACGTCGTTTTGGATATAATCAGAAGTAA
- a CDS encoding DNA adenine methylase, with the protein MSKKVYNTAPLPFMGQKRKFIKSFKDALHNYPPDGIYVDLFGGSGLLAHTAKQHYPNATVVYNDFDNYRKRINAIPETNNLLEKLRMLISEWPKDKRITGVTRENVLKAIKRHEDQYNYVDYITLSSSLLFSMKYVLNYEDLVKSTLYNCIRMSDYKAEGYLNGLDIVSLDYKVLFEQYKDSDKVVFLIDPPYLQTTSVTYKNYWNLTDYLDVLSVLEGHRYFYFTSNKSSIIELCEWVGNRTLTTNPFAHATKLEVNTSVNYNSSYTDIMLFK; encoded by the coding sequence ATGAGTAAAAAAGTGTACAACACTGCGCCTTTGCCGTTTATGGGTCAGAAACGGAAATTTATTAAATCTTTTAAGGATGCTTTGCATAACTATCCCCCAGACGGAATATATGTCGATTTATTTGGTGGGAGTGGTTTGCTAGCACATACAGCAAAACAACACTATCCAAATGCTACAGTTGTCTATAATGACTTCGATAATTATCGTAAGCGTATTAATGCGATACCTGAGACCAATAACTTATTAGAGAAACTACGCATGCTAATAAGCGAATGGCCAAAGGATAAGCGTATTACTGGTGTAACCAGAGAAAACGTCTTAAAAGCGATAAAAAGACATGAAGACCAATATAACTATGTAGATTATATTACGTTGTCTTCATCTTTATTGTTTAGTATGAAGTACGTGCTTAATTATGAGGATTTAGTAAAAAGCACTCTGTATAATTGCATTAGAATGAGCGATTATAAAGCTGAGGGATATTTAAACGGATTGGATATTGTGAGCTTAGATTATAAAGTGTTGTTTGAACAGTACAAGGATAGCGATAAGGTTGTGTTTTTAATTGATCCACCTTATTTACAAACAACGTCGGTAACGTATAAGAATTATTGGAACTTAACGGACTACTTAGATGTCCTGAGTGTTTTAGAAGGACATAGATACTTCTATTTTACTTCAAATAAGTCTTCAATTATAGAGCTTTGTGAGTGGGTTGGTAACAGAACATTAACTACTAATCCGTTTGCTCATGCTACCAAATTGGAGGTTAATACCAGTGTTAATTACAATAGTAGCTACACCGATATTATGTTATTTAAGTAA